From a single Buteo buteo chromosome 14, bButBut1.hap1.1, whole genome shotgun sequence genomic region:
- the DLEU7 gene encoding leukemia-associated protein 7, giving the protein MAGPAALLVSIGHQAGALRTLRAAAAPHPPRSPPQPSHTETSGTGGSGPVWRSPGEETEMSEPGGAEEPEEERKAAGKSRKEGEESGDPSPPSPERLVRRGTLRETALRSKMSRLVEATSRLVQVEETLLLPLLQQHPLPLLPKDSIEFRNICSHMALQREGQQFERDLHEAHQCLKTIIEKLICSLAVFPSDSYIPVQSALRQILQNLLAV; this is encoded by the exons ATGGCCGGTCCGGCCGCTCTGCTTGTGTCCATCGGGCACCAGGCAGGGGCTCTCCGCACCCTCCGGGCTGCCGCAGCCCCCCatcctccccgcagccccccgcagCCTTCCCACACCGAAACCTCCGGCACCGGCGGGTCTGGCCCGGTTTGGCGCAGCCCGGGAGAGGAGACGGAGATGAGCGAGCCTGGTGGGGCTGAGGAGCcggaggaagagagaaaagccGCAGGGAAAAGCCgtaaggagggagaagagagcgGAGACCCGTCTCCTCCCAGCCCCGAGCGGCTGGTGAGGCGCGGGACCCTCCGGGAGACGGCTCTGCGCAGCAAGATGTCCCGACTAGTGGAAGCGACTTCCCGGCTTGTACAAGTAGAAGAGactctcctgctccctctcctacagcagcatcctcttcctctcctcccaaaa gaTAGCATTGAGTTTAGAAACATCTGTAGTCATATGGCTTTACAAAGAGAGGGGCAACAATTTGAGAGAGACTTACATGAAGCCCACCAGTGTTTGAAGACCATCATTGAGAAACTCATCTGTTCATTGGCAGTTTTCCCCTCAGATTCGTATATCCCGGTCCAATCTGCTCTGAGACAAATCCTGCAAAATCTCCTGGCAGTGTGA